Part of the Tenebrio molitor chromosome 4, icTenMoli1.1, whole genome shotgun sequence genome, catctttttctttatttctctttttccTAAATTCTCTTTTATTATTCCATTCATTCAATTAATTACACAATTACACCATTCGTTTTAAATCagtatttgatttattttttaaaatacattatgctttttcttattttcagaACTGAAATCGCACAATTGCTCAAACCTAATCTTCTCCGGATCACTAATTTCTGTTTTTGTACCTATCTAGGCAAAATAGCAGTTTTCTTTTGTGTATTAACAACTCTCTTAACTAAATTACCATTTACGgcccaatatttttttgcctTGCTCAACTTCTACACTAGTTTGGCTCTTACAGTGGCGAGACGAATGGCATAcgctttcatttttttcgcaGAAGCCAAAAGTTCTCTTCAAAGGATTGAAAAATTCTTGCTTTGCGAACATCAAGAATCTCAACATTTGAGCAACAAAGAAGAAATGTACAACAAAGTTGTCAACAACTCTTTGTCGCCTCGTCCATTAGGTTTTTCTATTAAACATGTTGTgataaaatttgaagaaaatgcaGTTTTAAATGATGTCAACCTTGAAGCTTCTTCTGGAGAACTGGTGGGAGTCGCAGGAGCAGCCGGCAGTGGCAAATCAACACTCCTCCAAGttatattaaaagaaattgaGCCAACCAAAGGATTCGTGGATGTCGAAGGAGCAGTGTCGTATGCTGTGCAAGAAGCCTGGATTTTTTCGGCCAGTGTCAGACAAAATATCCTGTTTGGTCAAGAAATGGATCAAGACAAGTACCAAAAGGTGATCAGAGTGACCGCTCTGGAAGACGATTTATCTCTTTTTCCTCACGGTGACCAAACACTGGTAGGGGAGAGAGGTGTGATGTTGAGTGGAGGTCAGAAAGCTAGAATCAGCTTGGCTAGAGCTGTTTACAGAGACGCTGATATCTACCTTCTGGATGATCCTCTGTCGGCGGTTGACGCTCACGTAGCTGAACACATCTTCAACgaatgcattttaaattatttgaaaagcAAGAGTGTCGTTTTGGTCACCCATCAAATCAAATACCTCTCAAAAGTCAATCAAGTATATTTCATAGAAAACGGAAAACTGACAGCTGGTGAAACTCTAAATAAAGCTAATAAGTATGCAAAAGATAATAACACTGAAACAATTGCGTTGAAAAAATATGACGCAGTGTCAGAAGTCAAAGAACACCGCAGCTCAGAAGCAACTTCTCCAAAtccgtacaaaaaatattgtttcgcGGGTCACTGGTTAATGTGTCTCTTCATCTTGCTCATGTTTGGTTTTGCTCAATTTATAAGCAGTAGTACTGACTTCTTTGTCGCATTTTGGATTGACCTGACAGAAAATCCCAAGCATTTTGGTTttgaatggaaaaaaatatggtcACCTCAAAATTTCCTGACAGCTTATGCCTCTCTGACGGTGATTTTAGTGTTATCAGTTCACTTATTATCATTATTCTATGTGAAATATTTCATAAAAGTTTCGAACAAGTTTCATAAAGCATTGTTCGATACAATTCTCAAGGTAccgataaaatttttcaatgatCACTCTTCTGGACGCATTTTAAACAGATTTTCGAAAGATATGGTTTGCATCGATCAGAGGatttcagtatttttatttgaggTCATAACCCTCATGTTCAACGTTATTGGAATTTTGGTCGTCATCTCTGTTTCGAATCTCTGGTTAACTTTCCCTGCGATAGGACTTATTATccttttttacatatttgcaCATCTATTCAAACCTATCAACAAGAATATCCGAAGAACTGAAGGAATCGGTGAGTTTCATTGCTTTTGACTATCTTTTATGACCTCTATACATTTTAGTAAAAAGTCCAGTACTGAATCATTTTGTAACAACGGTACGCGGATTAACTACTATTAGAGCCCTTGATGCCCAAAAATGTTTGCAACAGGAATTTGACCATCACCAAGACGTTCACGCTTCTGCTTTTTACTTGTTAAAAgcaattatttattcttttacTTTTTGGGTTGACATGATATGTGTAATATACATAGTGCTTATTATTTTCAGCTTTCTTCTCTTCGAAACTCGTAAGTTCGATCAACGTTGTCGATACCTAAAGAAGATTTTGTTTCTAGAATCTACTGCATCAAAGGTGGGTTTAGCCATCACCCAATCACTCGACTTGATAGGAATGGCTCAAGCAGCAATGAAAATGTGGAGTGACGTCGATGCTACAATGACTTCTGTAGAACGAGTTCTGGAGTATAGTGACCTCACTCCTGAAGAAGACAATGGACATTTTGTGCCACAAGACACGTGGCCTCAAGAGGGAAACGTCGAGTTCAAATCTGTGGCTATGCAATAT contains:
- the LOC138129681 gene encoding probable multidrug resistance-associated protein lethal(2)03659 isoform X1 is translated as MQKPEKTQFKRKIHPKDRANCLSQFLFCWQLPIIIKYYKNDFTEENLYPNLAEHSSEGLGNELEEKWHEEEKSSKRPSLFRVLYGMFGRKYIAYGVLMLLLELATTFLTPLCLKQFLKYFDPQEKGITKQEACMIALAIVLLNLLRVLYTHRLYLEFTSLGIKVQIACSTLVYRKYLKLKKETCQKFTLGQMVNLLSNDVERFHDVFAFFHNCWIGPLKIVLGLYYLDVVLGKSAMVGFLILFLFIFIQAYTVRHMANQKLKVARKTDHRIRLMDDIICGIQVIKMYTWEKPFSKLVEISRKTEIAQLLKPNLLRITNFCFCTYLGKIAVFFCVLTTLLTKLPFTAQYFFALLNFYTSLALTVARRMAYAFIFFAEAKSSLQRIEKFLLCEHQESQHLSNKEEMYNKVVNNSLSPRPLGFSIKHVVIKFEENAVLNDVNLEASSGELVGVAGAAGSGKSTLLQVILKEIEPTKGFVDVEGAVSYAVQEAWIFSASVRQNILFGQEMDQDKYQKVIRVTALEDDLSLFPHGDQTLVGERGVMLSGGQKARISLARAVYRDADIYLLDDPLSAVDAHVAEHIFNECILNYLKSKSVVLVTHQIKYLSKVNQVYFIENGKLTAGETLNKANKYAKDNNTETIALKKYDAVSEVKEHRSSEATSPNPYKKYCFAGHWLMCLFILLMFGFAQFISSSTDFFVAFWIDLTENPKHFGFEWKKIWSPQNFLTAYASLTVILVLSVHLLSLFYVKYFIKVSNKFHKALFDTILKVPIKFFNDHSSGRILNRFSKDMVCIDQRISVFLFEVITLMFNVIGILVVISVSNLWLTFPAIGLIILFYIFAHLFKPINKNIRRTEGIVKSPVLNHFVTTVRGLTTIRALDAQKCLQQEFDHHQDVHASAFYLLKAIIYSFTFWVDMICVIYIVLIIFSFLLFETQSTASKVGLAITQSLDLIGMAQAAMKMWSDVDATMTSVERVLEYSDLTPEEDNGHFVPQDTWPQEGNVEFKSVAMQYSPEKPIVLNQVCFTVKSGEKLGIVGRTGAGKTSLVSALFRLFHFEGTILIDGVDTKSVPLQIVRANISIIPQDPVLFIGSLRKNLDPFGEYSDCQIWQALEEVQMKNLIVSLPSGLETVVIEGGNNFSVGQKQLLCLVRAILRNAKIIVLDEATASIDLETDELIQFTIRRRFEECTVLTIAHRLNTVMDSDKILVMDSGRVAEFGEPQQLLQDTDGMFYSLVTRNSKEDLGNM